In Ensifer adhaerens, a genomic segment contains:
- a CDS encoding N-acetylglucosamine-6-phosphate deacetylase codes for MTSTTAIRGARIFDGSNWQEGKVLLISGDRFAGIVEPDDVPAGTREIDYDGQWIVPGFIDLQVNGGGGAQFGDVTSLDAIRTITAAHARFGTTKLLPTLITDTPETTELALQAGREAHEARVPGYLGLHLEGPHLSLARKGAHDPALIRPMESADVERLLHHRSDVGVLLTTLAPENASIEQVRSLTDAGILVSLGHTAAEAKTAQAYFAAGASMVTHLFNAMSPLTHREPGLVGAALHEPSVFAGLIADGYHVDAIAMGIALRAKVGPGRIFLVTDAMSPIGTEMAGLLLNGRQIYRRDGRLILEDGTLAGADIDMLGCVRSVIRLLGMPLEEVLRMASLYPAQAVHLQRTHGRIAAGFVADFVVLTPGLDHIATWIDGTRCAPNP; via the coding sequence ATGACTTCGACAACCGCGATACGGGGTGCCCGCATTTTTGACGGCAGCAACTGGCAGGAAGGTAAGGTCCTTCTCATCAGCGGCGACCGGTTTGCCGGCATCGTTGAACCGGATGACGTTCCCGCCGGCACACGCGAGATCGATTATGACGGACAATGGATCGTTCCGGGCTTTATCGACCTGCAGGTGAATGGTGGTGGCGGCGCGCAGTTCGGCGATGTGACCTCGCTCGACGCAATCCGCACCATCACCGCAGCCCATGCACGCTTCGGCACCACCAAGCTCCTGCCGACACTGATTACAGACACGCCGGAGACGACGGAACTGGCGCTGCAGGCAGGGCGGGAGGCCCATGAGGCGCGGGTTCCCGGCTATCTCGGTCTGCATCTCGAAGGACCACACCTGTCACTTGCTCGCAAGGGTGCGCATGATCCGGCGTTGATCCGTCCCATGGAGTCGGCCGACGTCGAGCGCCTGCTGCACCACCGTTCTGACGTAGGCGTGCTGCTGACTACACTCGCGCCGGAGAACGCCTCCATAGAGCAGGTGCGAAGCCTGACGGATGCCGGCATCCTCGTCAGTCTCGGGCATACGGCCGCCGAGGCAAAAACGGCACAGGCGTATTTCGCCGCCGGGGCGAGCATGGTCACGCATCTGTTCAACGCCATGAGTCCGCTGACCCATCGTGAGCCGGGGCTCGTGGGAGCAGCCCTTCACGAGCCCTCTGTCTTTGCGGGGCTTATCGCAGACGGCTATCATGTCGACGCGATCGCGATGGGAATAGCGCTCCGCGCCAAGGTTGGGCCGGGTCGCATTTTCCTGGTGACCGACGCCATGTCGCCGATCGGCACGGAGATGGCGGGCCTTCTGCTCAATGGCCGGCAAATCTATCGCCGCGATGGCCGCTTGATCCTGGAAGACGGCACGCTGGCGGGTGCAGATATCGATATGCTCGGATGCGTCAGATCGGTGATCCGGCTTCTCGGCATGCCCCTGGAGGAGGTCCTTCGCATGGCCTCGCTCTATCCAGCGCAGGCAGTGCATCTGCAGCGCACACACGGTCGGATCGCCGCAGGTTTCGTAGCCGATTTCGTCGTCCTGACCCCCGGTCTCGATCACATCGCAACCTGGATTGACGGAACGCGGTGCGCCCCAAATCCTTAG
- a CDS encoding glucosamine--fructose-6-phosphate aminotransferase (isomerizing), with protein sequence MTTTHMRQEIDEIPDAVARLLESSGSALADAGRALRNANPAFVATIARGSSDHASLFLKYATELVAGRAVASLGPSLASIYGATLDLKQAAVFAVSQSGRSPDIVSMLQSAARSGALTLTLTNAAGSPLWDAADVRIDIAAGPELAVAATKSYVNSAVAGLAVLAHWANDDALVTALEALPSHLRDARALDWSALTPVLEQAGSLYVLGRGPALAIASEAALKFKETSDMHAEAYSSAEVMHGPVALVSPGFPVLVLAARDAAERSAVDAADALAAKGAAAFVTSKLAERAHRLPFIETGHPLTDALSLIVPFYGFAEDLSRRRGYDPDQPVALKKVTETQ encoded by the coding sequence ATGACCACCACGCACATGCGGCAGGAAATCGATGAAATTCCCGACGCCGTCGCCCGTCTGCTGGAAAGCTCGGGTTCGGCGCTTGCTGACGCCGGCAGGGCGCTGAGAAATGCAAACCCGGCCTTCGTCGCCACCATTGCGCGGGGGTCTTCAGACCACGCGTCGCTCTTTCTCAAATACGCCACCGAACTCGTGGCCGGCCGTGCGGTCGCATCACTCGGCCCATCGCTTGCTTCGATCTATGGCGCCACACTGGACCTCAAGCAGGCCGCCGTATTTGCCGTCTCGCAATCCGGCCGCAGCCCGGACATCGTGTCCATGCTGCAAAGCGCTGCACGGTCGGGCGCGTTGACGCTGACATTGACCAATGCAGCCGGCTCGCCGCTGTGGGATGCCGCTGACGTCAGGATCGATATTGCCGCCGGACCGGAACTCGCGGTCGCCGCCACCAAGTCCTATGTGAACTCCGCAGTGGCGGGGCTTGCGGTTCTGGCCCATTGGGCAAACGACGATGCGCTGGTGACCGCACTGGAGGCCTTGCCAAGCCATTTGCGGGATGCCCGCGCGCTGGACTGGAGCGCGTTGACGCCCGTTCTGGAGCAGGCGGGCTCCCTCTATGTCCTGGGACGCGGACCGGCATTGGCCATTGCCTCGGAAGCAGCTCTGAAATTCAAGGAGACCTCGGACATGCATGCCGAGGCCTATTCATCGGCAGAGGTAATGCATGGACCGGTCGCACTTGTGAGCCCCGGCTTTCCGGTCCTGGTTCTTGCTGCCCGCGACGCTGCCGAACGGTCTGCCGTGGACGCCGCGGATGCGCTTGCAGCCAAGGGCGCAGCCGCGTTCGTGACCTCGAAACTGGCGGAGCGGGCGCATCGTCTGCCCTTTATCGAAACCGGTCATCCGCTGACGGACGCGCTTTCTCTCATCGTTCCATTCTATGGCTTTGCAGAGGACCTGTCGCGGCGACGAGGCTATGATCCCGACCAGCCGGTGGCGCTCAAGAAAGTGACAGAAACGCAATGA
- a CDS encoding GntR family transcriptional regulator, which produces MTALSTILPLEGLQANGSGPLYVKLRQSLEKAIRSGTLQQGEALPAERDIADYASISRVTVRKAVDELVQDGLLVRRHGSGTFVAKPVSKVEQPLSRLTSFTEDMARRGLSTRSEWLERGLFAPSPEEMMMLGLGPGALVARFARLRLGDDNPLAIERASVLAEYMPDPDAVTSSLYAALERRNARPVRAIQRISACNIKSQDAELLGVSEGAAGLSIQRISYLPSGKVVELTRSLYRGDAYDFVAELTLG; this is translated from the coding sequence ATGACTGCCCTGTCGACGATCCTGCCGCTTGAAGGCCTGCAGGCGAATGGTTCCGGGCCACTCTATGTCAAGCTGCGCCAGTCGCTGGAAAAGGCGATACGCAGCGGCACGCTGCAACAGGGCGAGGCACTGCCAGCGGAACGCGACATCGCCGATTACGCCAGCATCAGTCGCGTCACCGTCCGCAAGGCGGTCGACGAGCTCGTGCAGGACGGGCTTCTGGTGCGCCGCCACGGCTCCGGCACGTTTGTGGCCAAGCCGGTCTCGAAGGTGGAGCAACCACTATCCCGCCTCACCTCGTTCACGGAAGACATGGCGCGGCGCGGCCTCTCCACACGGTCCGAGTGGCTGGAGCGCGGCCTCTTTGCTCCCTCCCCGGAAGAGATGATGATGCTGGGGCTGGGACCCGGCGCGCTGGTGGCGCGCTTCGCGCGTCTTCGCCTTGGCGACGACAATCCCCTCGCGATTGAGCGTGCCAGCGTGCTGGCCGAATACATGCCAGATCCCGATGCCGTCACCAGCTCGCTTTATGCTGCGCTGGAGAGACGCAACGCGCGCCCCGTCCGCGCCATCCAGCGTATCTCGGCCTGCAACATCAAGAGCCAGGACGCCGAGCTGCTGGGCGTCTCGGAAGGAGCCGCGGGACTGTCCATCCAGCGAATTTCCTACCTGCCTTCCGGCAAGGTGGTGGAGCTCACCCGATCGCTTTATCGCGGTGACGCCTATGACTTCGTTGCCGAACTGACATTGGGATGA